One window of Streptomyces sp. SUK 48 genomic DNA carries:
- a CDS encoding DUF5709 domain-containing protein translates to MDSADSWGDDVYQPDPDPSEGREDSGVLDVEDTLDFDGVDDPLDRGWSPPERPWAVEHDGVTASERRAGETLDQRLAEEMPDREVPDDDGIGDCEGTDGELLDNEVGDLRSGRLVAPDEGAHEDEEAALVASDVGIDGAAASAEEAAMHIVDEDSVSG, encoded by the coding sequence GTGGACAGCGCCGACAGCTGGGGGGACGACGTCTACCAGCCCGATCCCGACCCCTCGGAGGGGCGGGAGGACTCGGGGGTGCTCGACGTCGAGGACACTCTGGACTTCGACGGCGTCGACGACCCCCTCGACCGCGGCTGGTCGCCTCCGGAGCGCCCCTGGGCGGTGGAACACGACGGCGTGACCGCGTCCGAGCGCAGGGCGGGCGAGACCCTCGATCAGCGCCTCGCCGAGGAGATGCCCGACCGGGAGGTCCCCGACGACGACGGCATCGGTGATTGCGAGGGCACCGACGGGGAACTCCTCGACAACGAGGTCGGTGATCTGCGCTCCGGCCGCCTGGTGGCGCCCGACGAAGGGGCGCACGAGGACGAGGAGGCCGCCCTGGTCGCCAGCGACGTCGGCATCGACGGCGCCGCCGCCTCCGCGGAGGAGGCCGCGATGCACATCGTGGACGAGGACTCCGTCTCCGGTTGA
- a CDS encoding peptidoglycan recognition family protein — translation MKRPTAPRVPNGRVCRRTACAIGSAALLAPLLLTPLTDDDAPEQRLQVAFTDAAHDFHVPRSVLMSVSYVQTRWDAHPGSPSVAGGYGPMHLVDTSRFPAASPTPGVQGGGALQPSAGAAGAPAARPDGVLAGRSVKPADLQRAARLTDAPAGRLRTDATANVRGGAALLAATQQQLGKSLSDDPADWWEAVERFPGTPDVTSAAAYANDVFSVIRKGAHRTTAEGQEVSLPASPSVSPHTVRTEKPQHAKGTECPAEVSCDWLAAPYVEIDDDGDYGNHDLADRPRDQKIEYIVIHDTEAKLSSMFQTVQDPTEASWHYSIRSSDGHVTQHVQTKDEAWHSGNQYVNARSIGIEHEGFLRQPGTWFTEQMYRTSARLVRYLAKKYDVPLDRQHIFGHDNVPSPTGDSIPDMHDDPGPFWDWRHYFDLLGAPLKATAGPNSDMVTILPDYATHSPTFTGCLKPGAPCPKHGSSAVRMYTRPDEKAPLIQDPGRHPDGGGSTLDVDDLGARASAGQTFAVAERRGDWTAVWYQGHKAWFKNPKTQATAVGAAGKMVTPKEGLEEIPVFGRALPEEDAYPEGMDEEPEAPLPYHFRAGQRYVTEGTIDSSFVPRSAFVDSPEPVVRGDETYYQIQFDHRIAYVRSSDVDVIGSTVTAGPSSAPRGGSTGN, via the coding sequence ATGAAAAGACCCACCGCTCCACGTGTCCCCAACGGCCGCGTGTGCCGCCGGACCGCATGCGCCATCGGATCGGCGGCCCTCCTGGCGCCCCTGCTGCTCACCCCGCTGACCGACGACGACGCTCCCGAGCAGCGCCTCCAGGTCGCCTTCACCGATGCCGCCCACGACTTCCATGTGCCGCGCAGTGTGCTGATGAGCGTGTCCTATGTGCAGACCCGCTGGGACGCCCACCCGGGCTCCCCGAGCGTCGCGGGCGGTTATGGGCCGATGCATCTGGTGGACACCAGCCGGTTCCCGGCCGCCTCGCCCACCCCGGGCGTCCAGGGCGGTGGCGCGCTCCAGCCCAGCGCGGGGGCGGCGGGGGCGCCCGCCGCGCGGCCGGACGGTGTGCTGGCCGGCCGGTCCGTGAAGCCGGCCGACCTCCAGCGCGCCGCCCGGCTGACCGACGCCCCGGCCGGGCGGCTGCGCACGGATGCCACCGCCAATGTGCGCGGCGGCGCCGCCCTGCTGGCGGCCACCCAGCAGCAGCTGGGCAAGTCCTTGAGCGACGACCCCGCGGACTGGTGGGAGGCGGTGGAACGTTTCCCCGGCACTCCTGACGTCACGTCGGCCGCGGCCTACGCGAACGACGTCTTCTCGGTGATCCGCAAGGGCGCCCACCGCACCACCGCCGAGGGCCAGGAGGTCTCCCTGCCCGCGAGCCCCTCCGTGAGCCCCCACACCGTGCGCACGGAGAAGCCCCAGCACGCCAAGGGGACGGAGTGCCCGGCCGAGGTGTCCTGCGACTGGCTCGCGGCGCCGTACGTGGAGATCGACGACGACGGCGACTACGGCAACCACGACCTCGCCGACCGGCCCCGCGACCAGAAGATCGAGTACATCGTCATCCACGACACCGAGGCCAAGCTGTCGAGCATGTTCCAGACGGTCCAGGACCCGACCGAGGCGTCCTGGCACTACTCGATCCGCTCCAGCGACGGCCATGTCACCCAGCACGTCCAGACCAAGGACGAGGCATGGCACTCCGGCAACCAGTACGTCAACGCCCGCTCCATCGGCATCGAGCACGAGGGCTTCCTCCGGCAGCCGGGCACCTGGTTCACCGAACAGATGTACAGAACCTCGGCCCGCCTGGTGCGCTATCTGGCGAAGAAGTACGACGTTCCGCTCGACCGGCAGCACATCTTCGGCCATGACAACGTGCCCTCGCCGACCGGCGACTCCATCCCCGACATGCACGACGACCCGGGCCCCTTCTGGGACTGGCGCCACTACTTCGACCTCCTCGGCGCGCCCCTGAAGGCCACCGCCGGGCCGAACAGCGACATGGTGACGATCCTGCCGGACTACGCCACCCATTCGCCCACGTTCACGGGCTGCCTCAAGCCCGGGGCGCCGTGCCCGAAGCACGGCTCCAGCGCCGTCCGCATGTACACCCGGCCGGACGAGAAGGCGCCGCTGATCCAGGACCCGGGCCGTCACCCGGACGGCGGGGGCTCCACGCTGGACGTCGACGACCTGGGGGCGCGCGCCTCGGCCGGGCAGACCTTCGCCGTCGCCGAGCGCCGGGGCGACTGGACGGCGGTCTGGTATCAGGGTCACAAGGCGTGGTTCAAGAACCCGAAGACGCAGGCGACGGCGGTCGGCGCGGCCGGAAAGATGGTGACCCCCAAGGAGGGCCTCGAGGAGATCCCGGTCTTCGGCCGCGCCCTGCCCGAGGAGGACGCCTACCCGGAGGGCATGGACGAGGAGCCCGAGGCGCCGCTCCCCTACCACTTCCGCGCGGGCCAGCGGTACGTCACCGAGGGCACCATCGACAGTTCCTTCGTGCCGCGCTCGGCCTTCGTCGACAGCCCCGAGCCGGTGGTCAGGGGCGACGAGACCTACTACCAGATCCAGTTCGACCACCGGATCGCCTACGTCCGCTCCAGCGATGTGGACGTGATCGGCTCGACCGTCACGGCGGGGCCGTCCTCGGCACCCCGGGGCGGCTCGACGGGGAACTGA
- a CDS encoding M1 family metallopeptidase, whose product MEIMSAGGPAGPPSQGAGKAHGTRRPRRMALALAGALTLTGAALCHDLLPRGGHGSAAPGPAAAPGRATASGPAGGAPPSPGAPGIGDPLMPLAGNGGYAVRRYTLDFDWQAPRTPFEAGATISATATQALSRFDLDFAGNTLHRVTVDGVPAGFVRDGDELVVTPARPIPRGRAFTVHVAYTADPTQQRHRDDAIRDYGWVPTPDGTVVCAQPDGAKMIFPADDHPSLRAPITFRVTTPADIGAVANGRLVSTTSRPGGRVERTYDSEQPIAAQLVQLAIGRFRVVDSSGPHGLPVRDVVPDDLVGDTEEYRSLTPEHLAWLEQRLGPYPFRRYGVLVGDTELPVALETQSLSVVPKDDLLGDRVDAERNLVHELTHHWTGDSVAIRRWSDLWLSEGHARFYERLYSDSHGGVSLDDAMRDAYAQHDQWRHDDGAPAEPGADTLFKVMRYDGSALVLYALREKVGAAAFERIEKSWVSTYRGRAAGTRDFVDLASRVARQDLKPFLTAWLYGPHTPPMPGHPDWQVDPVED is encoded by the coding sequence ATGGAGATCATGTCCGCAGGCGGCCCGGCAGGACCCCCGAGCCAGGGGGCGGGGAAGGCGCACGGCACGCGACGCCCCCGCCGCATGGCCCTCGCCCTCGCCGGTGCCCTCACCCTCACCGGCGCCGCCCTCTGCCACGACCTGCTCCCGCGCGGCGGCCACGGCTCAGCCGCGCCCGGCCCGGCCGCCGCACCGGGGCGCGCCACCGCCTCGGGCCCGGCGGGCGGCGCGCCCCCGTCCCCTGGCGCCCCCGGCATCGGCGACCCGCTGATGCCGCTCGCCGGGAACGGCGGCTACGCGGTCCGCCGTTACACGCTGGACTTCGACTGGCAGGCGCCCCGGACGCCGTTCGAGGCGGGCGCCACCATCAGCGCCACCGCCACCCAGGCCCTGTCCCGCTTCGACCTCGACTTCGCGGGAAACACGCTGCACCGGGTCACGGTCGACGGCGTCCCGGCCGGGTTCGTCCGCGACGGCGACGAACTCGTCGTCACCCCGGCCCGGCCGATCCCCCGCGGCCGCGCCTTCACCGTCCATGTCGCCTACACCGCCGACCCTACCCAGCAGCGCCACCGCGACGACGCGATCCGGGACTACGGCTGGGTGCCCACGCCCGACGGCACCGTGGTCTGCGCCCAGCCCGACGGTGCCAAGATGATCTTCCCGGCGGACGACCATCCGAGCCTGCGCGCACCGATCACCTTTCGCGTCACCACACCGGCGGACATCGGCGCGGTGGCCAACGGACGCCTCGTCAGCACCACCTCCCGGCCCGGCGGCCGGGTCGAACGGACCTACGACTCCGAGCAGCCGATCGCGGCTCAGCTGGTCCAGCTGGCGATCGGCAGATTCCGCGTCGTCGACAGCAGCGGGCCGCACGGTCTGCCGGTCCGTGACGTGGTCCCGGACGACCTGGTCGGCGATACCGAGGAGTACCGCTCGCTCACCCCGGAACACCTGGCGTGGCTCGAACAGCGGCTCGGGCCGTATCCGTTCCGCCGCTACGGCGTGCTGGTCGGGGACACCGAGCTGCCGGTGGCGCTGGAGACCCAGTCGCTGTCCGTCGTACCGAAGGACGATCTGCTCGGCGACCGGGTCGACGCCGAACGCAACCTCGTGCACGAGCTGACGCACCATTGGACCGGCGACAGCGTCGCCATCAGGCGCTGGTCCGACCTGTGGCTGAGCGAGGGTCACGCCCGTTTCTACGAGCGGCTGTACTCCGACTCGCACGGCGGCGTCAGCCTGGACGACGCGATGCGCGACGCCTACGCACAGCACGACCAGTGGCGCCACGACGACGGCGCGCCCGCCGAACCCGGCGCCGACACGCTGTTCAAGGTGATGCGCTACGACGGCTCGGCCCTGGTGCTGTACGCCCTGCGGGAGAAGGTCGGCGCCGCGGCCTTCGAGCGGATCGAGAAGTCCTGGGTGAGCACCTACCGGGGCCGCGCGGCCGGCACCCGGGACTTCGTCGACCTGGCCTCCAGGGTCGCGAGACAGGACCTGAAACCCTTTCTGACCGCCTGGCTCTACGGGCCGCACACCCCGCCCATGCCGGGTCACCCCGACTGGCAGGTCGACCCGGTCGAGGACTGA
- a CDS encoding ABC transporter ATP-binding protein: MIGVAPPADDPAAPTTATTLPVGSAATVRAYVAELFRRHRTAFLLLITVNTVAVIASMAGPYLLGDLVQRLSDGGRELHLGLTSGLFLLALAVQAVFVRQVRLRGAMLGERMLADLREDFLVRSVGLPPGVLERAGTGDLLSRITTDIDRLANAMREAVPQLAIGVVWALLLLGGLVVTAPPLAAAVLLAVPVLVAGFRWYFKRAPAGYRSEAAGYAAVAAALAETVDAGHTIEAHRLGARRVVLSERRIKSWTAWERYTLWLRSVLFPVVSATHVIVLGSVLMVGGTLVLHGWLGVGRLITGALVAQMLVDPVNLILRWYDEVQVAQVSLARLVGVREIEPGAGDASVAPDGRDVRADRVRFGYREGVDVLREVSLQVAPGTRLALVGPSGAGKSTLGRLLAGIYAPRDGRVTLGGAELSRMPAEHVRSHVALVNQEHHVFVGSLRDNLLLARDGADDAELWAALGAVDADGWARALDEGLDTEVGSGGLTLTPAQAQQIALARLVLADPHTLVLDEATSLLDPRAARHLERSLARVLDGRTVVAIAHRLHTAHDADVIAVVESGRISELGSHDDLVAAGGAYAALWRSWHG; this comes from the coding sequence ATGATCGGCGTCGCACCACCGGCCGACGACCCGGCGGCCCCGACGACCGCCACCACCCTGCCCGTCGGCTCCGCCGCGACCGTACGGGCCTACGTCGCCGAACTGTTCCGCCGGCACCGCACCGCCTTCCTGCTGCTGATCACCGTGAACACGGTGGCCGTGATCGCCTCCATGGCCGGCCCCTACCTGCTCGGCGACCTGGTCCAGCGGCTGTCGGACGGCGGAAGGGAACTGCATCTCGGCCTCACCAGCGGCCTGTTCCTGCTGGCGCTCGCCGTACAGGCGGTGTTCGTCCGGCAGGTGCGGCTGCGCGGCGCCATGCTCGGCGAACGGATGCTCGCCGACCTGCGCGAGGACTTTCTCGTCCGCTCGGTCGGGCTGCCGCCCGGCGTGCTGGAACGGGCCGGCACCGGCGACCTGCTCTCCCGCATCACCACCGACATCGACCGCCTGGCCAACGCCATGCGCGAGGCCGTACCGCAGCTCGCGATCGGGGTCGTATGGGCCCTGCTGCTGCTCGGCGGGCTGGTGGTGACGGCCCCGCCGCTCGCGGCCGCCGTGCTGCTCGCTGTGCCGGTGCTGGTGGCCGGATTCCGCTGGTACTTCAAGCGGGCACCCGCCGGCTACCGCTCGGAGGCCGCCGGGTACGCGGCCGTCGCCGCCGCCCTCGCCGAGACCGTGGACGCGGGTCACACCATCGAGGCGCACCGTCTGGGCGCGCGCCGCGTCGTCCTGTCCGAGCGGCGGATCAAGTCCTGGACCGCATGGGAGAGGTACACGCTCTGGCTGCGGTCCGTGCTGTTCCCGGTCGTCAGCGCCACCCACGTCATCGTGCTCGGCTCGGTCCTGATGGTGGGCGGCACGCTCGTCCTGCACGGCTGGCTCGGGGTGGGCCGCCTGATCACGGGCGCGCTCGTGGCCCAGATGCTCGTCGACCCGGTGAATCTGATCCTGCGCTGGTACGACGAGGTGCAGGTGGCCCAGGTGTCGCTCGCCCGCCTCGTCGGGGTCCGGGAGATCGAGCCGGGCGCCGGGGACGCGTCGGTGGCGCCCGACGGGCGGGACGTGCGCGCCGACCGGGTGCGCTTCGGCTACCGGGAGGGCGTCGACGTGCTCCGCGAGGTGTCCCTTCAGGTCGCGCCGGGCACCCGGCTCGCCCTGGTCGGCCCCTCGGGCGCGGGCAAGTCCACCCTGGGCCGGCTGCTCGCCGGGATCTACGCGCCCCGGGACGGCCGGGTCACCCTCGGCGGGGCCGAGCTGTCCCGGATGCCGGCCGAGCACGTCCGCTCGCACGTCGCCCTGGTCAACCAGGAGCACCACGTCTTCGTCGGCTCCCTGCGGGACAACCTGCTGCTCGCCCGGGACGGCGCCGACGACGCGGAGCTGTGGGCGGCCCTCGGTGCCGTGGACGCCGACGGCTGGGCGCGGGCCCTGGACGAGGGCCTGGACACCGAGGTCGGCTCCGGCGGGCTGACGCTGACCCCGGCGCAGGCCCAGCAGATCGCGCTGGCCCGGCTGGTCCTGGCAGATCCGCACACCCTGGTCCTGGACGAGGCGACCTCGCTCCTGGACCCGCGCGCGGCCCGTCATCTGGAGCGCTCCCTCGCCCGGGTCCTGGACGGCCGCACGGTCGTCGCCATCGCCCACCGGCTGCACACCGCCCACGACGCCGATGTGATCGCCGTGGTGGAGAGCGGCCGGATCAGCGAGCTGGGCAGTCATGACGACCTGGTCGCGGCGGGCGGCGCGTACGCGGCCCTGTGGCGGTCCTGGCACGGCTGA
- a CDS encoding peptide-N4-asparagine amidase translates to MRQRIVMSMLATAVLLIGALLGAGAGTATARAADVPAEFGTDWHDPVTAAPPVARPHTKSCQVTLADTQFRDFTPYRGAYTPPKGCGDRWSKVVLRLDGTVKGRQYDRLGYLHVGGVEILRTSTPEPSPDGIAWHVEKDVTRYSDTFRSPRDVEMLIGNVVDDTYTGVIDVHVTLTFYAGSPAERTPDRVLTLADTPDGTTLTAPRNSERIVAEVYATGSGGGCEEFWYLTVADPASYSCKADHGPYREVQIKVDGRTAGIAAPFPNVWTGGWSDPFLWYVIPAPGAFDVRPIEYDLTPFAGLLDDGRPHRVEVSVVGVPAGQAGWSTPVNVLVWQDAHRDHLTGAVTEDAATDLVNSSTYTPGPENRVDTKAGHRLTVSGYLDTSHGRVTTTVTRTLADTSAHRWTDGENTDGLDATWTDDQTVTTAGSGPARSAHTRRTYTLDGVTTIGSDNRLRTVLTLGDRASVTELRGGRRTAWSRLDDTYRGDASYTLDAPREQRHAVGTSSERYRIHGSGGCYDHTLATAQGALTLDRRDC, encoded by the coding sequence ATGAGACAACGGATAGTCATGTCCATGCTTGCGACCGCGGTCCTCCTGATCGGCGCGCTGCTCGGCGCCGGCGCCGGGACCGCGACCGCCCGGGCCGCCGACGTCCCCGCCGAGTTCGGCACCGACTGGCACGACCCGGTGACCGCCGCCCCGCCCGTCGCCCGGCCGCACACCAAGTCCTGCCAGGTCACCCTGGCCGACACGCAGTTCCGCGACTTCACGCCCTACCGGGGCGCGTACACCCCGCCCAAGGGCTGCGGCGACCGCTGGAGCAAGGTCGTACTCCGCCTGGACGGCACGGTGAAGGGCCGTCAGTACGACCGGCTCGGCTATCTGCACGTCGGCGGGGTCGAGATCCTGCGCACCTCCACCCCGGAACCCTCGCCGGACGGCATCGCCTGGCACGTCGAGAAGGACGTCACCCGCTACAGCGACACCTTCCGGAGTCCGCGGGACGTCGAGATGCTGATCGGCAACGTGGTCGACGACACGTACACCGGCGTCATCGACGTCCACGTCACCCTGACGTTCTACGCGGGCAGCCCGGCCGAGCGGACCCCCGACCGCGTGCTCACCCTCGCCGACACGCCCGACGGCACGACGCTCACCGCGCCGCGCAACAGCGAGCGGATCGTCGCCGAGGTCTACGCGACCGGATCCGGCGGCGGCTGCGAGGAGTTCTGGTATCTGACGGTGGCCGACCCGGCGTCGTACTCCTGCAAGGCCGATCACGGCCCCTACCGCGAGGTGCAGATCAAGGTCGACGGCCGGACGGCGGGCATCGCCGCGCCCTTCCCGAACGTGTGGACCGGCGGGTGGTCCGATCCGTTCCTCTGGTACGTCATCCCGGCCCCGGGCGCCTTCGACGTCCGGCCCATCGAGTACGACCTCACACCTTTCGCCGGGCTGCTGGACGACGGCCGTCCGCACCGCGTCGAGGTCTCCGTCGTGGGCGTGCCGGCGGGCCAGGCCGGCTGGAGCACCCCGGTGAACGTGCTGGTCTGGCAGGACGCGCATCGCGACCACCTCACCGGGGCGGTCACCGAGGACGCGGCGACCGACCTCGTCAACTCCTCGACCTACACGCCGGGTCCGGAGAACCGGGTGGACACCAAGGCCGGACACCGGCTCACCGTCAGCGGATACCTCGACACCTCCCACGGACGAGTGACCACCACCGTCACCCGGACCCTCGCCGACACCTCGGCCCACCGTTGGACCGACGGCGAGAACACCGACGGACTGGACGCGACCTGGACCGACGACCAGACCGTCACCACCGCCGGATCCGGCCCCGCCCGGTCGGCGCACACCCGGCGGACGTACACCCTCGACGGCGTCACCACCATCGGCTCCGACAACCGGCTGCGCACGGTGCTGACGCTCGGCGACCGCGCCTCGGTGACCGAGCTGCGCGGCGGCCGGCGCACCGCGTGGTCACGGCTGGACGACACCTACCGCGGTGATGCCTCCTACACCCTCGACGCCCCGCGCGAGCAGCGGCACGCGGTCGGCACCTCGTCGGAGCGCTATCGCATCCATGGCTCGGGCGGCTGCTACGACCACACACTGGCCACCGCTCAGGGCGCGCTGACGCTGGACCGCAGGGACTGCTAG
- a CDS encoding metal-dependent hydrolase yields MMGPAHSLSGAAAWLGVGAAAAAAGHPMPWPVLLVGALICAGAALAPDLDHKAATISHAFGPISRWLCEIVDKLSYAVYKATRMKGDPRRSGGHRTLTHTWVWAVLIGAGASAAAITGGRWAVLAILFVHMVLAIEGLLWRAARGSSSDILVWLLAAASAWILAGVLDKPGNGSDWLFTEPGQQYIWLGLPIVLGALVHDIGDALTVSGCPILWPIPLGRKRWYPVGPPKAIRFRAGSWVELKVLMPLFMVLGGVGCAAALNMI; encoded by the coding sequence ATGATGGGACCAGCACACTCACTGTCGGGAGCCGCGGCCTGGCTCGGCGTCGGGGCGGCCGCCGCCGCGGCCGGGCACCCGATGCCCTGGCCGGTCCTGCTGGTCGGCGCCCTGATCTGCGCTGGTGCCGCGCTCGCACCGGACCTCGATCACAAGGCCGCCACCATCTCGCACGCCTTCGGGCCCATATCGCGCTGGCTCTGCGAGATCGTGGACAAGCTGTCCTACGCCGTCTACAAGGCGACCAGGATGAAGGGCGACCCGCGCCGCTCCGGCGGCCACCGCACGCTGACGCACACCTGGGTGTGGGCGGTCCTGATCGGTGCGGGCGCCTCGGCGGCGGCGATCACCGGGGGCCGCTGGGCGGTGCTGGCGATCCTGTTCGTGCACATGGTGCTGGCGATCGAGGGCCTGCTGTGGCGGGCGGCCCGGGGCTCCAGCAGCGACATATTGGTCTGGCTGCTGGCGGCGGCCTCCGCGTGGATCCTGGCGGGCGTGCTCGACAAGCCCGGCAACGGCTCGGACTGGCTGTTCACCGAGCCCGGTCAGCAGTACATATGGCTGGGGCTGCCGATCGTGCTGGGCGCGCTGGTGCACGACATCGGGGACGCGCTGACGGTGTCGGGCTGCCCGATCCTGTGGCCGATACCGCTGGGCCGCAAGCGTTGGTACCCGGTGGGCCCGCCGAAGGCGATCCGGTTCCGGGCGGGCAGCTGGGTCGAGCTGAAGGTGCTCATGCCCCTGTTCATGGTGCTCGGCGGCGTGGGCTGCGCGGCGGCCCTCAATATGATCTGA
- a CDS encoding L,D-transpeptidase family protein: MHIDSVRRSTRWVAALGTLFLTTLSACGTASSGAAPGHHGPAAPTASGSAAAPDPARIPGVGSHLYARIPARSRQVVAVYGEGRDSAESDVVLYVRRGGGWHKEGGWAAHNGRRGWTLDHHEDDKRSPVGVFTLSAAGGTFADPGSKLPYDHNIYAYASPKEWPKAYQHDFGYVIAIDYNRVPGTPPRDGTRPSGAAKGGGIWLHLDHGSGTSACVSMPRSAMETLLRTLDPARHPVVVMGDRADLGA; encoded by the coding sequence GTGCATATAGACAGTGTGCGGCGCTCGACGCGCTGGGTGGCGGCCCTCGGAACCCTGTTCCTGACGACTCTTTCGGCCTGCGGCACGGCCTCGTCCGGCGCCGCGCCCGGCCATCACGGCCCGGCCGCGCCGACCGCCTCCGGTTCCGCGGCAGCCCCTGACCCGGCCCGCATCCCCGGCGTCGGCAGCCATCTGTACGCACGGATACCCGCGCGGTCCCGCCAGGTCGTGGCCGTGTACGGCGAGGGCCGGGACTCGGCCGAGTCCGACGTGGTGCTCTACGTGCGCCGCGGCGGCGGCTGGCACAAGGAAGGCGGCTGGGCGGCGCACAACGGGCGGCGCGGCTGGACCCTCGACCACCACGAGGACGACAAGCGCAGCCCGGTGGGTGTGTTCACGCTGTCCGCCGCGGGCGGTACGTTCGCCGACCCGGGGAGCAAGCTGCCGTACGACCACAACATCTACGCCTACGCGTCCCCGAAGGAGTGGCCCAAGGCGTACCAGCACGACTTCGGTTACGTCATCGCCATCGACTACAACCGGGTGCCGGGCACCCCGCCGCGCGACGGTACCCGCCCCTCGGGCGCGGCCAAGGGCGGGGGGATCTGGCTGCACCTGGACCACGGGAGCGGCACCTCGGCCTGTGTCAGCATGCCGAGGAGCGCCATGGAGACGCTGCTGCGCACGCTCGACCCGGCCCGGCACCCCGTTGTCGTCATGGGGGACCGGGCGGATCTCGGCGCCTGA
- a CDS encoding MarR family transcriptional regulator — translation MTTPDPEGLLAEQLLRLTRRVHRIQKRHLEQRELGVTPAQSRLLRTLAHYPSPPRMADLAERLEVVPRAVTTLVDGLEASGKVRRAADPANRRVTRIELTDEGRATLRELRGARRSAAEEILAPLTEKEREVLGVLLDTLVDGDVPKPC, via the coding sequence ATGACCACCCCCGATCCCGAGGGACTGCTCGCCGAGCAGTTGCTGCGGCTCACCCGCCGGGTGCACCGCATCCAGAAGCGCCACCTGGAACAGCGCGAGCTGGGCGTCACCCCCGCCCAGTCCCGGCTGCTGCGCACCCTCGCGCACTATCCCTCCCCGCCGCGCATGGCCGACCTCGCCGAGCGCCTGGAAGTGGTACCGCGCGCGGTGACGACGCTGGTCGACGGGCTGGAGGCGAGCGGCAAGGTGCGCCGGGCCGCGGATCCGGCGAACCGGCGCGTGACCCGGATCGAGCTGACCGACGAGGGACGCGCGACCCTGCGCGAACTGCGCGGCGCGCGCCGCTCGGCGGCCGAGGAGATACTCGCCCCGCTGACCGAGAAGGAACGCGAGGTGCTCGGCGTGCTACTGGACACCCTGGTCGACGGGGACGTCCCCAAGCCCTGCTGA
- a CDS encoding type B 50S ribosomal protein L31, translated as MQQDKHPDYHAVVFRDRAAGYAFLTRSTARSEQTIDWDDGESYPVIDVEISSESHPFYTGKARQVDTEGRIARFERRYGEAGAGDAT; from the coding sequence ATGCAGCAGGACAAGCACCCCGACTACCACGCCGTGGTCTTCCGCGACCGCGCCGCGGGCTACGCGTTCCTGACCCGGTCCACCGCGCGGAGCGAGCAGACCATCGACTGGGACGACGGCGAGTCCTACCCGGTGATCGACGTGGAGATCTCCTCGGAGAGCCACCCCTTCTACACGGGCAAGGCCCGTCAGGTCGACACCGAGGGCCGCATCGCCCGCTTCGAGCGCCGCTACGGCGAGGCGGGCGCGGGCGACGCCACCTGA